The Sedimentisphaera salicampi genome includes a region encoding these proteins:
- a CDS encoding ribose-phosphate diphosphokinase, translating into MFLNESVKVFGGSANPELVKKICGYLGVTPGGATIRRFPDGEKFVKIDDNVRGKDCFIVQSTCTPVDGNLMELLIMIDTLKRASANRITAVIPYYGYARQDRKDDGRVPITAKLVANLLTAAGATRVLGIDLHARQLEGFFDIPVDHLMAEPVMVKYLRDKKIQKPVIVSPDVGNVKTASRYVSHIGADLAIVHKKRLNGKDVHSENIIGSVEGKNVVMVDDMISTAGTICSAAKLVKKMGANKVIAGATHGLFCGPAVERIQESYIDEVFVTDTIPLREDVRKGINVTVLSVAELLGESIKRVHRNESISSLLLS; encoded by the coding sequence ATGTTTCTAAATGAGAGTGTAAAAGTATTCGGCGGCTCTGCTAATCCGGAGCTGGTGAAAAAAATCTGCGGGTATCTCGGTGTAACTCCGGGCGGTGCTACAATCCGTCGATTCCCGGACGGTGAGAAATTCGTGAAGATAGATGATAACGTTCGTGGTAAAGACTGCTTCATAGTTCAGTCAACCTGTACCCCCGTTGACGGCAACTTGATGGAGCTTTTGATTATGATTGATACCCTGAAAAGGGCAAGTGCGAACAGGATAACAGCCGTTATCCCTTATTACGGCTATGCCCGTCAGGACAGAAAAGATGACGGTAGAGTCCCAATTACTGCAAAGCTCGTGGCCAATCTTCTTACCGCAGCTGGAGCTACGAGGGTTCTGGGTATAGACCTACATGCAAGGCAGCTTGAGGGTTTTTTCGATATACCGGTTGACCATCTGATGGCAGAGCCGGTGATGGTAAAATATCTCAGAGATAAAAAAATTCAGAAGCCTGTGATAGTTTCGCCTGATGTAGGCAACGTTAAAACCGCTTCAAGGTATGTAAGCCATATAGGGGCAGACCTTGCTATAGTTCACAAAAAAAGGCTAAACGGCAAAGACGTGCACAGCGAGAACATTATCGGAAGTGTGGAAGGCAAGAACGTTGTGATGGTGGATGATATGATCTCAACTGCCGGAACTATATGCTCTGCCGCTAAGCTCGTTAAGAAAATGGGAGCAAATAAGGTGATTGCAGGGGCAACGCACGGGCTCTTCTGCGGGCCTGCTGTAGAGCGGATACAGGAATCCTACATAGACGAGGTTTTCGTAACTGATACGATACCTCTCAGAGAAGACGTGAGAAAAGGCATCAATGTAACGGTTTTGAGCGTTGCAGAGCTCTTGGGAGAATCCATAAAAAGGGTTCACAGAAACGAATCAATAAGCAGTTTGCTGCTTTCGTAG
- a CDS encoding 50S ribosomal protein L25 — protein MTETFSLKAELRETGTKSAVKLRENGRTPAVIYGHKQEPVAVSIETSDLLRAMHSGNRLFDLAFDGKTETLLLKDMQYDHYQREVIHVDLMRVDMDEKASVTVPVVLKGTAVGISEGGMVDVHLDHIDVECPVVSIPEYFEVLIKDLGLNDYITVGDIELPRGASLITDPESVVVNCHEVTVAPEPEEGEELEEESAEPEVITEKKPEDEEEQQ, from the coding sequence ATGACAGAAACATTTTCATTGAAAGCTGAGCTTCGGGAAACCGGAACAAAGTCCGCTGTCAAGCTTCGTGAAAACGGCAGAACACCTGCTGTTATTTACGGGCACAAGCAGGAGCCGGTTGCTGTGAGCATAGAAACAAGCGATTTGCTTAGGGCTATGCACAGCGGCAACAGGCTTTTCGATCTTGCTTTTGACGGTAAAACCGAAACTCTTCTGCTAAAAGACATGCAGTACGACCACTACCAGAGAGAGGTAATCCACGTAGATCTTATGCGTGTGGACATGGACGAGAAGGCAAGTGTTACTGTGCCGGTTGTCCTGAAGGGTACTGCTGTAGGCATTTCAGAGGGTGGTATGGTCGATGTACACTTAGACCATATTGACGTTGAATGTCCGGTAGTTTCAATCCCTGAATACTTTGAGGTTCTCATAAAGGATCTGGGATTGAACGATTATATCACAGTTGGGGATATCGAGCTTCCGCGAGGGGCATCGCTTATAACAGATCCCGAATCTGTAGTGGTAAACTGCCACGAAGTTACTGTAGCCCCGGAGCCGGAAGAAGGCGAAGAGCTCGAGGAAGAATCCGCAGAGCCGGAAGTGATTACAGAGAAGAAGCCGGAAGACGAAGAAGAGCAGCAGTAG
- the pth gene encoding aminoacyl-tRNA hydrolase, which translates to MASRLIAGLGNPGKKYDGTRHNIGFDVLDRFAEKCGVSISGKKFSSLCEIFEYGGDKIILLKPQTFMNLSGQAVASARGFYKIDISDCVIIADDMALDPGRIRLRPSGSAGGHNGLKDIIAKLGSQDFPRLRVGIGKSPLPETTGYVLGRPSPEQKQELQLGIGRAVECIETLIKNGLEKAMTEYNSKN; encoded by the coding sequence ATGGCAAGCAGGCTTATAGCAGGGCTCGGGAATCCGGGCAAAAAATACGATGGCACGCGGCATAATATCGGTTTTGATGTACTAGACCGTTTTGCCGAGAAGTGCGGCGTAAGCATAAGCGGCAAGAAATTTTCTTCGCTTTGTGAAATTTTCGAGTATGGCGGGGATAAGATTATACTTCTTAAACCCCAGACATTTATGAACCTCAGCGGGCAGGCAGTAGCCTCTGCGAGGGGGTTTTATAAAATTGATATAAGCGATTGTGTGATTATTGCAGATGATATGGCTCTCGACCCGGGAAGAATAAGGCTAAGACCCTCCGGCTCTGCTGGAGGACATAACGGCCTCAAGGATATTATTGCAAAGCTTGGAAGCCAAGATTTCCCGAGGCTCAGAGTTGGCATTGGCAAAAGTCCTCTCCCTGAAACCACAGGGTATGTTTTAGGCCGTCCATCGCCGGAGCAGAAGCAGGAGCTTCAGCTCGGAATTGGAAGAGCGGTCGAATGCATTGAAACGCTTATAAAAAACGGACTCGAAAAAGCTATGACAGAATATAACAGTAAAAATTAA